From the genome of Gryllotalpicola protaetiae:
AAAGGCACTCTTGTCGAGGTCGCGCGTGTAGTCCTGAACGCGGTCAATCACGTCGCCGATGTGGCGAAGATAATCCGCAAGTCGCGGCGCGCTCATACGGGCACGGCTTCGGCGAGCACCCGCTCGCGGAACTCGGGCGGAAGCGCCTTGGGCGTCACAACGTCGACGGGAACGCCAAGCAGCCCGAGCAGCTCATGGCGGATGGCGCCAATATCGAACAGGGTCGTGTCATCGCCGGGGTCGATCAGGAGATCGAGATCGCTCTCCGCAGAATCCTCGCCACGGGCGGCGGACCCGAAGACCCGAGGATTGGAGGCGCGATGCGAGAGGACGACCGAACGCACGGCGTCTCGATGCTCGGCCAGTGCAATCGACGGCCTCATGCTTCAGACCTCCTCTCGACAATGATCGTCGCACAATCACTCGCGAGCCAGGACCGCGACGATGTCACCTGAGCCGCTGATCGCGCGGGCAGAAGTGCGAAGAGCGGTTCATGAACGAGACCCGCACGATGGGCGTGCCGCAGCGCGGGCACGGCGCGCCCTCGCGCCCGTAGGCGTTGAGCGAGTGCGCGAAGTAGCCCGCCTGACCGTTGACGTTGACATACTGGCTGTCGAAGCTCGTACCGCCCTCGGTGAGCGCCTTGGCGAGCACCAGCCGGATCTCGGCGAGCAGCAGCTTGGCCTTCGCGCGGCTCAGCGTGTTCGCCGGCTGCTCCGGGTGGATGCGCGCCGCCCACAGCGCCTCGTCTGCGTAGATGTTGCCGATGCCGCTGATCGCCCGCTGGTCGAGCAGCACCCGCTTGATCGCGCTGCTCTTGCGGGTGAGCGCGACGAGGAAAGCGCTGTCGTCGCACAGCGGGTCGAGCGGGTCGCGGGCGATGTGGGCCACCTGACCGGGCACCAGGTCGCCGGCATCCGCCGCCGTCAATTCGTCGAGCGCGAGCGAGCCGAAGGTGCGCTGGTCCCTGAAGAACACGGCGAGTTCATGCAATGACGGATGCGTGAGCTCGACGCGCACCCGCACGTGAGGCTCGTCCTGCGGGCGCGCCCACGACTCGCGCAGCAGCAGCTGGCCGGTCATTCCGAGGTGGGCCAACAGAGCCTCACCGTCGTCGAGCGGGATCCAGAGGAACTTCCCGCGCCGCTTCGGCGCCAACATCCGCCGCCCGAGCAGGCGGTCGGCGAACGAGCCGCGCGCGCGGTCGTGCCGCGTGATCGCCCGCTCGTCGAAGACGTCGACCGCCGTGACAACGGCACCCGTCACTGCGGGGGCGAGTCCGAGGCGCACGACCTCGACTTCGGGGAGCTCAGGCACCGCCTGCCGAACCGCCCGTGTCGGTGGCCTGCGTCCAGGCGTCGAGGGCTGCGGCCATCTCCGCATGCTTCTTGCTCGTGCCCTCGCCATGGCCGGTCGCGAGCCCGGCGACCTTGACCGTCGCGCTGAAGAGCTTGGCGTGGTCGGGGCCCGTGCTCGCCACCTCGTAGACCGGCGCAGGCATGTGGCGCTCGTCGGCGAGCTCCTGAAGGGCGGTCTTCGGGTCGAGCGCGGCGCCGAACCGGGCCGGGTCGCTCATGAGCGGGCTGACCAGGCGCAGCACCAGTGCGGTCGCCGCGTCGGCGCCCGCGGAGAGATACGTCGCGCCGATGATCGCCTCGACGGTGTCCGCGAGGATCGAGACCTTCTGCCGACCGCCCGTGAGCTCTTCGCCGCGGCCGAGCCGCAGGAACTCGCCGAGGCCGAGCGCGCGCGCCACCTCGGCGAGGGCGACGCCCGAGACGACGGACGCACGGCGCTTCGCCAGCGCGCCCTCGTCGAGATCGGGGTTGTCGCGGTACAGGCGCACCGTGACCGCCTGCCCGAGAATCGAGTCGCCGAGGAACTCGAGGCGCTCGTTGTGCGGCAGCCCGCCGTTCTCGTACGCGAACGAGCGGTGTGTCAGGGCGAGCGTTAGCAGCTCGGGGTCGACGTCGACCCCCAAACGTGACTGAAGGGCGTCCAGTTCCGGACGCCCTTCAGATTCAAAGGTGTTGCCGCGTGGCATTCACAGCCTCAATGGGCACTACGCGTCTGCGACCTTGCGGCCCTTGTACTCCAGGTACAGCTCGGTGCCCTGCGAGTCGGTGACGACCTTCGCGCGGTGCGGGAGGCTGTAGGTCACTCGGCCGTTCTCGACGGTCTTGACGAGCGTGGGGACCTCTGCCTTCCACTGCGAGCGACGGCTACGCGTGTTGGAACGCGACTGCTTGCGCTTGGGAACAGCCATGGCTATCTCTCTTCTGTGTCGGTGCCGGTGGTGCCGGCTTCGGTGTCTTCGGAAGCTCGGAAATCCGCAAGCGCAGCCCAACGGGGGTCTGTGTTTTCACGGGGCTCGCGGTCCGGGTGATCCGCCAACCGCTCACCGGTCTCAGGGTCGAGACCAGGGCAGTCGGGGCGACACACCGGCTGGAATGGCAGTGACAGCACCACCGAATCCCTGACCAGAGGTTCAAGATCCACGTG
Proteins encoded in this window:
- a CDS encoding nucleotidyltransferase family protein; this translates as MRPSIALAEHRDAVRSVVLSHRASNPRVFGSAARGEDSAESDLDLLIDPGDDTTLFDIGAIRHELLGLLGVPVDVVTPKALPPEFRERVLAEAVPV
- the mutM gene encoding bifunctional DNA-formamidopyrimidine glycosylase/DNA-(apurinic or apyrimidinic site) lyase gives rise to the protein MPELPEVEVVRLGLAPAVTGAVVTAVDVFDERAITRHDRARGSFADRLLGRRMLAPKRRGKFLWIPLDDGEALLAHLGMTGQLLLRESWARPQDEPHVRVRVELTHPSLHELAVFFRDQRTFGSLALDELTAADAGDLVPGQVAHIARDPLDPLCDDSAFLVALTRKSSAIKRVLLDQRAISGIGNIYADEALWAARIHPEQPANTLSRAKAKLLLAEIRLVLAKALTEGGTSFDSQYVNVNGQAGYFAHSLNAYGREGAPCPRCGTPIVRVSFMNRSSHFCPRDQRLR
- the rnc gene encoding ribonuclease III yields the protein MPRGNTFESEGRPELDALQSRLGVDVDPELLTLALTHRSFAYENGGLPHNERLEFLGDSILGQAVTVRLYRDNPDLDEGALAKRRASVVSGVALAEVARALGLGEFLRLGRGEELTGGRQKVSILADTVEAIIGATYLSAGADAATALVLRLVSPLMSDPARFGAALDPKTALQELADERHMPAPVYEVASTGPDHAKLFSATVKVAGLATGHGEGTSKKHAEMAAALDAWTQATDTGGSAGGA
- the rpmF gene encoding 50S ribosomal protein L32 encodes the protein MAVPKRKQSRSNTRSRRSQWKAEVPTLVKTVENGRVTYSLPHRAKVVTDSQGTELYLEYKGRKVADA